Proteins encoded together in one Cricetulus griseus strain 17A/GY unplaced genomic scaffold, alternate assembly CriGri-PICRH-1.0 unplaced_scaffold_11, whole genome shotgun sequence window:
- the LOC118237647 gene encoding vomeronasal type-1 receptor 4-like produces the protein MPNNRMYFWTLTIKIIFLSLTTVGILGNFSVFQYYLVCYGHCKLKTADLIHVHLMSSNTLIILYKGVPHTMAAFGLKQFLNNFGCRLILYIERVGRSVSIGITCLLSVFRAITISQKESCCKDQKVKAAKYIGCTLSLLWVSYMLIHFIFFVNPLIKRYSNNVTRKQDFGYCSTARRDRINDSLYAALVVCPEICLSLLMARSSGSMIVILYRHKQRVQHMRSTHDSSKTSPESKATQNILALVSTILAFYTVSAILQGCLALLSNPSWWLVNITHLSSLCFPCFGPFVLINHYSMVSRLSLVLMRNINSVILK, from the coding sequence ATGCCCAATAACAGAATGTATTTCTGGACTCTGAccatcaaaataattttcttatcaCTAACTACAGTAGGAATTCTTGGAAATTTCTCCGTGTTTCAGTACTATCTGGTCTGCTATGGACACTGCAAATTAAAGACGGCAGATTTGATTCACGTGCACCTGATGTCATCCAACACCCTGATCATTCTCTATAAAGGAGTGCCCCACACCATGGCAGCTTTTGGTTTGAAgcagtttttaaataattttggatGCAGATTAATTTTGTACATTGAAAGAGTTGGCCGCAGTGTGTCCATTGGCAtcacctgcctcttgagtgtcttCCGGGCCATCACCATCAGTCAGAAGGAATCCTGTTGTAAGGATCAAAAAGTCAAAGCTGCTAAGTACATTGGCTgcaccctttcccttctctgggtcTCATACATGTtgatacatttcattttctttgtgaatCCACTTATCAAAAGGTATAGTAACAATGTGACAAGAAAACAAGATTTTGGATACTGCTCTACTGCAAGGCGGGATAGAATCAATGACTCACTCTATGCAGCATTGGTGGTGTGCCCTGAAATCTGCTTGTCTTTGCTCATGGCCAGGTCTAGCGGCTCCATGATCGTCATTCTGTACAGACACAAGCAGAGGGTTCAGCACATGCGCAGCACCCATGATTCCAGCAAAACCTCCCctgagtccaaagccacccagaACATCCTGGCGCTGGTGTCTACCATTCTGGCTTTTTATACTGTCTCTGCTATCTTACAAGGCTGTTTGGCTCTTTTGTCTAATCCTAGTTGGTGGCTGGTGAACATCACTCACCTAAGTTCTctatgttttccttgttttggaCCCTTTGTTCTTATTAATCATTACTCAATGGTTTCAAGACTCAGTTTGGTCTTGATGAGGAATATAAACTCAGTTATTCTTAAATAA
- the LOC100773876 gene encoding vomeronasal type-1 receptor 4-like yields MPNNRMYFWTLIIKIIFLSLTTIGILGNFSVFHYYLVCYGHCKLKTVDLIHVHLMAANTLIILSRGVPNTMAAFGLKQFLNDIQCRLLLYIERIGRSVSIGSTCLLSVFQAVTISQKEYCCKDQKFKAAKYIGCSISLLWVLYILIHFIFFVNPLFKRYSNNVTGKQDFGHCSIAGRDGISDSLYAALVVCPEICLSLLMARSSGSMIVILYRHKQRVQHIRSTHGSSRTSPESKATQNILALVSTFLAFYTVSTILQGCVALLYKPSWWLVNINRVTSLCFPCFGPFILINHYSMVSRLSLVWMRNINSLILK; encoded by the coding sequence ATGCCTAATAACAGAATGTATTTCTGGACTCTAAtcatcaaaataattttcttatcaCTAACTACAATAGGAATTCTTGGaaatttctctgtgtttcactACTATCTGGTCTGTTATGGACACTGCAAATTAAAGACTGTAGATTTGATTCACGTGCACCTGATGGCAGCCAACACCCTGATCATTCTCTCTAGAGGAGTGCCCAACACGATGGCAGCTTTTGGTTTGAAGCAGTTTTTAAATGATATTCAATGCAGATTACTTTTGTACATTGAAAGAATTGGCCGCAGTGTGTCCATtggctccacctgcctcttgagtgtcttCCAGGCTGTCACCATCAGTCAGAAGGAATACTGTTGTAAGGATCAAAAATTCAAAGCTGCTAAGTACATTGGCTgctccatttcccttctctgggtCTTGTACATATtgatacatttcattttctttgtgaatCCACTCTTCAAAAGGTATAGTAATAATGTGACAGGAAAACAAGATTTTGGACACTGCTCAATTGCAGGTCGGGACGGAATCAGTGACTCACTCTATGCAGCATTGGTGGTGTGCCCTGAAATCTGCTTGTCTTTGCTCATGGCCAGGTCTAGCGGCTCTATGATTGTCATTCTGTACAGACACAAGCAGAGGGTTCAGCACATCCGTAGCACCCATGGTTCCAGCAGGACCTCCCctgagtccaaagccacccaaAACATTCTGGCGCTGGTGTCTACCTTTCTGGCTTTTTATACTGTCTCTACTATCTTACAAGGCTGTGTGGCTCTTTTGTATAAGCCTAGTTGGTGGCTGGTGAACATCAATCGCGTcacttctctgtgttttccttgttttggaCCCTTTATTCTTATTAATCATTACTCCATGGTTTCAAGACTCAGTTTGGTCTGGATGAGGAATATAAACTCACTTATTCTTAAATAA
- the LOC100757097 gene encoding vomeronasal type-1 receptor 4-like isoform X2, with translation MPTNRMYLWNLTIKIIVLSLTTIGILGNISVFYYYLICYGDSKLKTVDLIHVHLMAANTLIILSKGVPHTMAAFGLKQFLNDLGCRLILYIVRVGRSMSIGTTCLLSVFQAVTINQKESCCKDQKVKAAKYIGCTLSLLWVSYILIHFIFFVYPIIKSYSNNVTSKRDFGHCSTAGRDGINDSIYAALVVCPEIFFSLLMGWSSGSMIVILYRHKQRVQHIRSTCVSIRNFPESRATHNILVLVSTFLAFYTLSAILQGCVALLSNPSWWLVNISHLTSLCFPCFVPFVLMNHYSMPSLSLVWIRNVNTLILKYVNDIILMVSSCLVSHLPHKVSTES, from the coding sequence ATGCCCACTAACAGAATGTATTTGTGGAATCTGACCATCAAAATAATTGTCTTGTCACTAACTACaataggaattctgggaaatatctCTGTGTTTTACTACTATTTAATCTGCTATGGAGACAGCAAATTAAAGACTGTAGATTTGATTCACGTGCACCTGATGGCAGCCAACACCCTGATAATTCTCTCTAAAGGAGTGCCCCACACGATGGCAGCTTTTGGTTTAAAGCAGTTTTTAAATGATTTGGGATGCAGATTAATTTTGTACATTGTAAGAGTTGGCCGAAGTATGTCCATTGGCACCACCTGCCTCTTGAGCGTCTTTCAGGCCGTCACCATCAATCAGAAGGAATCCTGTTGTAAGGATCAAAAAGTCAAAGCTGCTAAGTACATTGGCTgcaccctttcccttctctgggtcTCATACATATtgatacatttcattttctttgtgtatccAATTATCAAAAGTTATAGTAACAATGTGACAAGTAAACGAGATTTTGGTCACTGCTCTACTGCAGGGCGTGATGGAATCAATGACTCAATCTATGCAGCATTGGTCGTGTGCCCTGAAATCTTCTTTTCATTGCTCATGGGCTGGTCTAGTGGCTCCATGATCGTCATTCTGTACAGACACAAGCAGAGGGTTCAGCACATCCGGAGCACTTGTGTTTCCATCAGAAACTTCCCTGAATCCAGAGCCACCCATAACATTCTGGTCCTTGTGTCTACTTTTCTGGCTTTTTATACTCTCTCTGCTATCTTACAAGGCTGTGTGGCTCTTTTGTCTAATCCTAGTTGGTGGCTGGTAAACATCAGTCACCTcacttctctgtgttttccttgttttgtacCCTTTGTTCTTATGAATCATTACTCCATGCCAAGTCTCAGCTTGGTCTGGATAAGGAATGTGAACACACTCATTCTTAAGTATGTAAATGATATAATTCTTATGGTATCCAGTTGTTTAGTCTCCCATCTCCCTCACAAAGTAAGTACAGAAAGTTAA